One Polynucleobacter necessarius genomic window, CATATTTGCGGATCTAGCTGCAATCGAAACGCAGTTTCACCATCTCGTACGCACAGTGCCGAGTGATGGATTGTTAGTGGTTAATGGCGAAGAGCCTGCCCTAGAGCGCGTGGTGACCCGTGGAGCATGGGCCCCAGTAGAGCAGTTTGGGCATGATGCCAATTGCGCTTGGTCATTGGTTTCTCAAGTCGGCGATGGTTTTATCGTCCTTAAACATGGCGAAGAAGTTGCAACAGTGAACTGGGCGCCCGATTCAGGTGTGATGGGGAGACACAATCAACTGAACGCCCTTGCTGCCATTGCATCTGCAAATCACATTGGCATTTCCCCTGCGAATGCTGCGCGCGCATTAGCGGAATTTAAAAACGTTAAGCGTCGACTAGAAACGATTGGTGTAGCAAAAAACATTACGGTGTACGACGACTTTGCGCATCATCCAACGGCCATCACGACCACTGTGGATGGATTGCGTCGCAGGGTTGGTCAGGCCCGTATTTTGGCAGTATTGGAGCCACGGTCCAACACGATGAAACTGGGTGTGATGAAGGCCCAGCTTCCGAATAGCTTGCAACAAGCAGATAAAGTCTTTGCATACGGAGCAAAGAGTGGCAAGGAATCCTTGGGTTGGGATTTAGCAGAAGTGTTGGCGCCGCTAAACAGCAAAGAGCCTAGTAAAGCTCGGGCTTTTGATGATCTCGATGCCTTAGTTGCTGCGGTAGCTAACGAGGCTAAGTCCGGCGACCAGGTTTTGGTGATGAGCAACGGGGGCTTTGGCGGTATTCATCTAAAAATACTCAAGGCTATTTCCGCTTGAGGTACGCATTAAAGCGAATTTAGTTTAGCATTGAAGGATACTTAAAACTTGCAATAAAAGAATATGAGAG contains:
- the mpl gene encoding UDP-N-acetylmuramate:L-alanyl-gamma-D-glutamyl-meso-diaminopimelate ligase, giving the protein MHIHILGICGTFMGGIASIARQAGHRVTGCDANVYPPMSTQLEAQGIELIEGFSPDQLLQFETMPDLFVVGNVVSRGNPLMEAILNQGLPYISGPQWLVEQVLYDRHVLAVAGTHGKTTTSAMLTWILEFNGYKPGYLIGGVPLNFTVSARLGESKYFVIEADEYDTAFFDKRSKFLHYRPRTALLSNLEFDHADIFADLAAIETQFHHLVRTVPSDGLLVVNGEEPALERVVTRGAWAPVEQFGHDANCAWSLVSQVGDGFIVLKHGEEVATVNWAPDSGVMGRHNQLNALAAIASANHIGISPANAARALAEFKNVKRRLETIGVAKNITVYDDFAHHPTAITTTVDGLRRRVGQARILAVLEPRSNTMKLGVMKAQLPNSLQQADKVFAYGAKSGKESLGWDLAEVLAPLNSKEPSKARAFDDLDALVAAVANEAKSGDQVLVMSNGGFGGIHLKILKAISA